The nucleotide sequence GCAGGCCAGAATGTCAAATTAAATTTCAATTTGATTGtgaattataaaaacaaaaggcaTTGAAGTGACGACAGGATGGTTTAAAGGCTATCACTTCATCGTTCTGCTgtttaatatttctgtttaaatcAATTTACAGCCATTAAATATGAAGCAAAACTTTGACTATGTGTCCGTGTGTTTTCTTATCCCAAAGGtgtatttaaaagaaaagtatCATTTAAGACATATGACTTCCTTACATATAtaactttattacattatacTCAAACAGAAAACCAGTCTGTCACTACATGAATCAGCAATTTACACTTTGAGGTTGACCCGATCATGGTACTTCAGGTATGGATCATTAACATACCagttcctccttttccaaaaagAGGTTGTCATTTTATCCAAAAGCTTGCTCTGTGTTTTGTTACAGAACACATGCTCCCTCAGGCGCTTTCGTCTGGCAGGCAGCTTCTTCCACAGTTTTTTCTTGTATCCAGCCTGTTTAAGAATGAACGTTTGAGAACTGAGAAGCCGCATTGGAAAcgctgtgtttttaaaaggtgtAAAAGGACAGTAAAACACTAAAAGACTTGCGCCTTGCACACACCTTTCGTCTGATCCAAAGGCCGCAATGCAGCCTCATGAACCTGTCTTTCACAGAGTTGACAGACTTCCTCTTGCCCTTCTTCACACTGTAGTATGTTAGACTTCGGCATGGTTGCTGAGTCAGACTGGGAATAAGTGGCGACACcctgcaacaacaaaaagaagcaGAGAAGGGAAAGAGCACAGGAAGGTTCAATTCACTAAGaatacaaaacaacatattATCACTTTACATAAAAAGGTATTAGTAGCTAGGCAGATAGTTTTAGTTTCATTTTGTCAGGTTTGACTTTGAATATATCTTTCTTGGCAATTTTTCAGAATTTTAATTTACTACAAACTATCAAAATAAACTAGTTTTCTAGTGACAAGAAGCAGACCTTGAAcaaaatcaaattttcttgTTGCACCTCTACAAACTGTAACCCAATCCTCGATTTAAGCTATAATGATCAAACCCCAACACCTAACCCTGATTCCCTAAAGTGAAGAAGTACTTGAGAGAGGAGAGCAATAGGTGACCACTATGATAATGGATAGTTATTAAATAAGACATTAGGTTGCAGTAAACAGTTTACCTGTACTAAGATTCTCTCCTAAAGCAAATATGCTCTCCTATTTACCTTTAGACAATTATTTGAACAAGAACAAGCTTCATGGTGTTTATAGGGAACACTGAAATTAGTTCTGAGGCTAATCTACGATCATCTCAGTCCCTAAACCGTGGGCATTATTCTGCTGCTGTAATAGTCTTCATTCTTCTGGTAAGAGTTTCAAAAAGAAGGCTACAGCGCTTTGCTTCTCTACAGCCTCAGGACCTTTAACACCCATCCCCAAAGGTGTTGGATAGGGATGAGATAACAATGTGATCCATTGTTATGTTACAATACTGAGCATATAAAAACAGCCCCTTGATAGGGATACAACAAACCTTTGacctttatttctttattattgtcctttatcttacttttttattgtattggtttttttttttactattagtattgtttaaaacaaaactactgtcctttggctgctgtgatgaattAACTTCCCCGTTTGAGgtacaaataaaggaaattctgattcCGATTCTAAAGCCCCTCATcgaataatgtaaaaaaaaaaaaatgtatgagcAGGATAAAGGGACTACAGCTTTACTTTCCTGTTACAACTCTGTATTTTCCTTATCCATGGTAAATTAAACTTGTACTTCGTATTGGAATTATACAGTCTGttgtaaagaagaagaagaaaaaaaacagctccatACAGGGTTCGTTCCTCAATTCATCTTTAGCGcttcacaatttaaaaactgtttatagCTTATCACTAGTTTATAACTAgtttatataatttatttattcttgTATTTACCATTTGCTCTTTGGATCACATAAAGGGACTACAACTAGCATTTCGTTATAGACCCTGTGTTGTGGATTGACATATAAACCATGTCTTTTATATTGCATTATGTACAGTAGAgtataaattattattattagaagtATATAGCggagtatgaaaaaaaaaataaaaaattaatgtCTACTTGACAGTCTTCTGAAAATCATCAGCAGGGTTTTCTCTGGTCTGTTACCGTTGTAGGATGTTGTACCGGGGTGTCTGACACACTGCACCCCGCAGAGGAGCTCGGACAGCGGCTGCAGCGGAGTTGTAGAGAGCTGGAGGCTGGATGAGACTGGAAAGCTGACAAAGCTGCGGTGTCTTGGCACACAGCGAGACAGACAGCGGCCTCAGCAGGCCTGTCAGACGCAAgaataacatgaaaacacatgagAGGAGTCTCATCGAGGTCAGAAAACCATGCATTGATGCTAGTTAGCTAATGTACCGAAATCACGTACTCCTAATGTTAACAAATAACACGTACGCACAATTGCTACAAAATTAATTCAGAACGTTTGCAATGGATACAACactaaacatttacaaaatgaagagactgaaatgaaaatgtatgaaagtCAACTTGTATGTACATACCAGACACCCTCCTTGCCAGGGCGGCCGCCATGTTTTCTTCTGAATGCGTGCGCATGTACGGAGTCCGGCTTGGACAAATTAAAATTTTCTCTCATCGAGCGTTAACACACAGCGCATTACCGCCACCTAGTATTAGTAACTGGACATTTATCTCTGTACGCAATATCAAAAGAATCCAgaatgcatgtatgtatgtatgtgtgtgtgtgtgtgtgggtgggggggtggggtgtgTGGGTGTATATGTGAGAGAGATAGATATGTATAGTATATAGGATATAATATAAGACATAGAggatatatattatatatatatattatgagTATTATATATGAGATATGATATGATAGTAGATTAAGATATAAGTAATATATAGTATAataggatatatatatattatatatatatatatattatatatatatatatatatatatatatatataatatatatatatatatatatatatatatatatatattatatatatatgaactACAGTTTTATGATTGTTATGAAGGTGGTTCATGATAGAATTTTCTTCAACCAGACCATCGTCATCAGAATATTTATTACATGTTAATACATCAATAATAGCTTAGGCCCATATATAACATTCTGAAAGGGGATGTATTGAATAAGTAGTACTTCTACCTTTTTATACTTTAAGAATGTTGCTTGAAGTACTTAGTTTCACTGGGGATAAGTGTTACGGCTTCCAGTATCATTCTTCTATGAGTCTTGTATATATCTTAAAAGCTGTATTTGTCTTTCTGCTCCATGGTTGTCACACTCTGTAAACTTGTTTATCTGATCCTAAGATCTGCCATTTGTCACAGTCTTCAGTTGGCTGTTTACATAATGTGGAAAGAACTGTTCACTGCTGTGAAACTTAACCACAGTCTTGTTAGTGAGacctttctcttttctttagtCTGGTATACCTTGTATTGTAGCAGCCACTGAATCTTTCCTTTTCATGGCAGATATTTTCTCTTGTCATAGCAGGAGCAGCCTATAACATAATCAGTGTTCCACGTGAGTGCAGTCCAATGGCCCTGGATCTGGAAATGGAATGCAGTTGTTAATGTTGTTAGGTACACCAGTGCTTTTAATGCAATGACACGTCAAAATATCTGCTGTGATGTGTGCAGTTAACCTCTCAACTCTGCTTTAGCATCCCGCAGCTTTACTTTGATCACAGTACAATGATCAGACACCTTATTCAAAAAGACGGGGAGTTAAAACCACTAAATATGATTGAAAAAGTAGATCCTTATTAGAACATAAACTCCTAAAAACATAGAAGTAAAAACTAGAAAGGCAatgtaacattttgaaattttcATGTGTTTCAGAGGCTTGTGACCTTTTTACTGCCTTCTTACTACTTATAATGGGATGATTTATACTAAAAACTATTCATGGTCGCCTCACGGATATTATCCCATTAAAGAGTTTGGTCAACAAATTTGACATGCAGTCAAAATGGCATCCAAGATTAATTGAGGAAAGTAAAAACTCAaagattacagtttttattgattgctttgacctgcttaaacaaactgggatccactcggttttcatcatcactgtctcagcagagcacaagacgcctcttgcaaatgtgttaaccctttctcattgaattgacacattttccccacccttttgcagaacacacagatgtcattcaagcagtccaaactccattgttttagctatggtaaccaaacagaaaccatttgttcctaactattagaaactacctacatcagtatgaaatcactaaagcacctgtttgacactccaaaccacaaatcttcaatgagcaatcagtctgcaggccttaaaaagtgcagcggctgtgttgttctttgccaacatggattgaagaggtctaaggcagatgagagtgagaaataggtgcagaggaatgtcaaggttggatggcatgcaagaataTTTTCCCCTTGGTTCATTgtaagagaggataatgaatgtgatgtggatgaggccatgtggccccatcttcaagacagaagagactgagtttCAATAGTGGTATCAATAgtatttcttatactctacagtaatagattgttatactttactgtaatattttatatctttaacttcttttctatgtttttaaacaggtcagttgttcaggaaaaggcttgctgtgaagctgcagaaatgttttgtggactatgagactaccagctttcttattttcttatactctaatagattttattttggtttccatgtattttgtgtaataattacagtgtttcagttttcagccacagttcgaaaaaaagaatcaatggaatcaaaaaatgcatcaaagcatttctgattctggattcaattctttgcaagaaggcaaatttgacaacaaatggcactggcatgaaagctacgtagagtaataggccacaatgacaagcaatggtgcactgattcgcactgagtgctatattttgtattttgttgtccactgtgtaatggttgattggaagagctcatactcttgtttgcaagttgtgttgtttaaaggcaaaatgggcttttgttgcatattttaaatgttgtggcgtggttagagccttttgcaaacaaaatgagtcattttgaccatgagtgccactgtttcggcctgtgtgttaactgttttgaaactgtggagtttgagttgaatgctgcatcaaagcaatcaataaaaactatAATAGCAAATATCTTTGTATCATCGACTTTTAAAGCTATTTGAACTTAATTCAAGTTTACTATACAATTCAAAGTTTCAGTAAGTAATGAGGctcaatataatattttttattcattttcctttaaaacatACAAACGTTACCTTAAAAAAAGCAGATGAAATACATTAAGCAAATCTATTATCGACACTACAGACAACAAtcaaatgcataaaaaaacacacaagacaccGACCACATTTTACACCTCTCTGTAACTGTGGAACTACACAAGTTAATGTAGGCATCCACAAGTCTGCCAACACACGAGTGCAAAGTAAATCAATTACTTCTGTAGAAAAAAGTGCGTTTCATAAGATAGAGAGAGGTTCCCGCCCGGCCGAGGCATGTGTCCTGCTTTCACAGTTCCAGCATACCTCTCATAATTCACTAACCTAATTCGCAAAAGGAGAGCGTTCATCTCTGAGTGGCACAACAAAATTAACAAAAGAGACAACTTCCATTTCTCcaaaatattatattaaaatgtaCCACGCTAAAAAAGCTCTTGGATTGTAAAAGTACACTCAAGGCACCAGTCCAGGATTTTACCATCAGTCTTCTTCtatcagtgtttttgtctttagttGGGACACAAATGGACACTTCAATGTCCTGCCAAGCACTTCCTTTGTTTCACCAGCCAGCATATACAGGTTCTGCATCACATGGGATCCCATAGTATCTGCCTTGAGGTCGCTCTTTGCGTAACAATGGAGCTCTGGCAAGAGTCAGCTCTCCGTCGGTGTCTTTTCGTCGACGTAGTAccattaaaataatgaaaagaagGGCCACTGAAAAGagcgaggagaaaaaaaaaaaaagcatgttacAGGAAATCACCTACAGGCAGACACATATTAGACATAAACAAAGAGCGCCTTGATATGTGATCATTTATTTCATCATGTCTGTTTGGCTGGACATAATGTGGTCTCCTGTTTCCAGTATACAAAAAGAAAAGCGTCAATGTTTCCATGACTCCAAATGACCAAAAGAGTCACTGGATAAACAGCCCATTCCCAATAACAGTTAGTAAGATTATATGTCGACTGTCCAGTAAGAAATTCCACTTATCGATTTAAATACCTGTAATAATAAAAGTCAACAGTCAAAGACCATCAGCATCAGCAacagatatagatatagattaTACCTGCTGAGgttgaattattttatttacaagCTGTATTTACATCTACACAGCTGCTCGGTCAAGAGTGGAAAGTACCTCAGCATTTTCTAAAGCTCCACTTAATATTTAGTTTGCGCCATCTTTGCTCATTTTCTCTTACCCGTGGAAAAAATCCACATCTGTTAAGCTACAGAAAACAGCCGCGCCTAATATTATCTAAAGGGAGCTATGCACCATTACTAGATCAAACATCAGCTATGAATACTTTGGAGTGACGATTTTGTGTGTAATCAAATCAGCTTTAGCTTGTAAACTTTAAAAGCAATCAGTTTGAAAAGCAGAACTGTAAGTCCAAGGCCTTTTAACATGGTGTTAGAGATGCATTACAAAGGAAGCTGTGACATACCAGAAGACACACTGGATAGCTAGTAAAGCAATACTTTTAAAGGCACTAGGAGTAATATTCGTTTATTTGCATTCCAATCAAAGAGGATTCTTTTGTTTTCCAGAATTTTTACTTACCTCCTCCTCCAATAACTAAAAGAGCAATAGTGACAGGAGCTAATTCACAAGTCTCTCCAGCTTTGCGGAAGAAAGTCTCCATGCAGTAACTCGGGGCCAAGCTGCCCTCGGGGCAAAACGCATCGCTGGGACACTGAATGGGGTTCACGTCTGGACTCTGAGGGAACAACACACTCTGTCAGCCAGAcatctttctctcacacacacacagcctcaatGTGCTAGGCGCAGTGCTCACAGGACAGTAGTGATTCTCTGGGCAAACATCACAGCCTTCCTTGCCCCAGTGGATCTGATAGAAGCCGCTGCCGCAGATTTGACACATAGTCTGATGGGGGGCCTTGTGCATGCCTGTGCAAAACCAGATATGATGGATATTCACGCGTACCTTTTATCATATTATGAGCTGCAGTACTCATAAAACTCGATGTGAATTACCTGGCCGACATGGCATGCAGTCTTTCGCAGCGGTTTGTAGAGCTTCTGTTCCTCCGGGACACATCGGGCACTGGGAACAACCAGAGGAGCTGCCAGGGAGAAAGAACACTCACTTGAGACATGTGACTTGGGACTACTATGAATTTCATGGCTGCCGCAAGTAACTACAAGGTGTTTGTGACACATGCCAAAGCTGATTTAGTTTAAAGCTGTTGTTGCAGCTTGGTTTCACAGTGCTGATACTGTATATGAGTAATGGTTTGGTGTAGGTCTGTCATTTCAGAGGTTAAACAAAGGTttgaagaataaaaaacaacttttgttATCTTGTGAAATGAAGACAATACTTCACTGCCAAACTAGGAATAGGAATTGGAAATAATTACTGCAGAGAGTTTCAGAAGTGTTTACAATTGTTGTTTGGACACTTCATAAAACTAAATATCAAATATGATATCCACGATCCAAACACAATACGTTACAGTCGGTGAAAATTAGATGGAGCTGTGGCCAGACAGGCATTATTGCTTGTTGAGGTAGCAGCCTAAGAATCCACTGGCTGAGGAGAGAATCAAAGAAAAGAGGCTTttcaggggcctcatttataaaaatgaaCCTACAGTACAATCAGTTTAGACTTTTCATATGACAGAAAACAATGTATAAAGTGGAAATGATCTTATCTGGACTTGACATCAGTGATGTTCCTGCAGGTTATGTAGGAGCATTGTCCGTGTTGACCTTTGCATGAACTTTATTAACAATTTATTACCACAGCAGTGACACACTAACAACAGGCACATTTGGCTTAGCTAGCCAACTCACTGTTCAACCCAGCAAATTTGTGTTGCCTGACTTCAATCTGCTTTACCATCGCTGTGATCTTGTCTTCAAAAAacgttttattttctctttttggtCCATGGGTATTCCTGATTACAACCCTTGTAAGggggtgggttttttttttggcatatttTATGACTCAAATTTCAGCACTCTgtcaaaaatgaaattaaatgatgCCCTGAGAGGACTATCACTTTCattgaaacaaaagcaaaaactcAGTCGTGTGAGTTTTGAGAGGCCATGGCGAAGAGTTCTGGTTTAGCTTCAAAGAGGTTGCCGGACTATCATGGTGAAAGCTGAGCCTAACCTCAACTGTGGTTATGAGCTTTGAATTAAAGTTACTAGATGACAAAATCTGTGTGGGCTCAGATATGTCGAAAGAGCTAAGATTAACTTTTGTTCTTTCACTTCTCATGTGCTTTAATCAAGATGCCTCTGAGACGTATCCCTGTGGAGGATTACTGGGTACGTCAACTAGGACTCAAGTCCAGAGCAGACCGAACAACACTGTGGAAAGACTCCATATCCAGTCTAGACTGGGAATCCTCAAGATCCCTAAGGGATTCTATGCAGCCTTCGGCCTGTGAGAAATAATCTAGGGCTGCTGATCTAACGCACCATCTTGTATTTCCAAGTCCGGCTTTATGAGCAGCATTCACGTCTTCAGCATACATGACACTTAGAATTTCATACCGTCTGATTAATCAAAGCAGCGACTGTGTCTCAGTCTTGTTTGTATGGGTGAATCTGTGCTGGGGAAAGCAACCATGGGATGAAAGGAAGCATGTGATGTTTGATTTGGTTGTTATATCAAATTTCCACACTAATTATCCAGCCCTAGTTAcaagcaacaacagaaacagaaagtggAATTCAAGCGCGGCTTACTTGCAAAACCTTCCCAGTGAACATGGTGCACATGAGGTGGAGCTCTGGCGCGAcgaaaaaaaacctgaaagcagcagacaaaggaTAACTCAACACatgtgatttgtgttttctctcaagCTTTAGAGTACATGAAACTGTATTGAGATAACTGCATAATAATCTCACATCTTTGTGACTAGATAATCTATTCATTTGCAATCTTAGATTCCATCATAATTGATTTGGTCAAGACATTTTCACTATCTAATTTCTGACCACAagcatgctgctgtttttgtaaCACTAGTCACTGACTTACAGCAGAACTATGAACTGAGCCTACAGCTAAATAGACACACCTGGTGAACAACTTGTGCAACTGTCTCCACCGGTGTTATTGTTGAAGGATCCAGCAGGACAGGGGTGACATAGTGGACTTCCAGTTAAACTGTACAGTAACGTAACATACAAAAGAGATTAACCAGTGAAGTAGACTGCAGAGAGGATAATACCacgtttgtgtgttgtgtccttACTTGGTGTAGAAGCCGCGTTCGCAGGGGAGACACTGCTGCTGTCCAGCTAGTGGCTGATAGAAACCTGTGGTGCACGGCAGGCAGGCTCCAGGGAATAGACACAGCCCGGGGTcagaacagcacacacacatcagggtGTCTGAGGAGGGACAGTGAATCATTTGTAACTTAAATCTACTTTATTGTCTGCTCTCATAGCTTTAATCACTGCAATCGCTGCTATGCAGAGACAGGAGAAGTATCCAAAAAAATGAGTTAAGACAGTAaaacatgcaaatgtttttcaaatGGTGTCTTCATGTCAGATGACACGGTCAATGACTCACTGTTGTCGTACTGCGATCCTGGCGCACAGGGCTCACAAGTCGAAGTGTTGAATGCAAAACAGCTCGGGGTTGTGCTGCTGAGAATCACAGGAGTTACAGTCAGACTGGTCACGTTCTCGATGACAGTGGTGTTCATCACAGCAGGAGTAAGCGTGGTCTGGCTCAGCACCATGCCTGAAACAGAAGCACAGTTGATCATTCAAATCTGACTTCTGCTAATGGACGGACACAGGGTCGCAAACAGAAGTTGTGAGGCTGAAGTGTCTGACAATGAGCTGCATTGTCCGTGGTTTAACTCCATCTCTGGACATACTGCATGTTACATGTTATTCCaaatctctctcttctctctttcttcattttctgtcatctcTCTCCTATCAGCCATCAAAGAATAAAATGccccaaaatataaaaaataaactttacaaTAGGCTTTATAATCAATAAAAGGAGCAGATGATTCTTTGGTTTAAGTCGCAGCTGACTGAATCTCCCTGAGGTTTTTGGAGTATGTTCTCTAATCCTTGAAGtttaaacaaacaatgaaagtaGGAAAAAGCCAAATATTTGGTAGGATTAACAGAGCTGGTCTGAGCCTTTTTGGGACCTAAAGTGATTTAAATTTTCACCACCTAGtaagtaaaacacattttcacattattaTTAGTGGTTCCCAATAGGTACGGCTTAAACATGTATATGTCAcctgttgttttgtctgtttgttctgtgttgtgtgaaGTATGGAGTTATTTGTTACTTGTCGATACCGTATTTAAAACTTCATAAGCGGTAAAAAGAAATACTCCTGAGAAACCATATTATAAAAAATAACTACTAACTTCCGACCCATTTC is from Sparus aurata chromosome 16, fSpaAur1.1, whole genome shotgun sequence and encodes:
- the mrpl35 gene encoding large ribosomal subunit protein bL35m — translated: MRTHSEENMAAALARRVSGLLRPLSVSLCAKTPQLCQLSSLIQPPALYNSAAAAVRAPLRGAVCQTPRYNILQRVSPLIPSLTQQPCRSLTYYSVKKGKRKSVNSVKDRFMRLHCGLWIRRKAGYKKKLWKKLPARRKRLREHVFCNKTQSKLLDKMTTSFWKRRNWYVNDPYLKYHDRVNLKV
- the LOC115597330 gene encoding laminin subunit gamma-2: MWKMDRRGAAPAICAAYFIGMVLSQTTLTPAVMNTTVIENVTSLTVTPVILSSTTPSCFAFNTSTCEPCAPGSQYDNNTLMCVCCSDPGLCLFPGACLPCTTGFYQPLAGQQQCLPCERGFYTNLTGSPLCHPCPAGSFNNNTGGDSCTSCSPGFFSSRQSSTSCAPCSLGRFCNSSGCSQCPMCPGGTEALQTAAKDCMPCRPGMHKAPHQTMCQICGSGFYQIHWGKEGCDVCPENHYCPSPDVNPIQCPSDAFCPEGSLAPSYCMETFFRKAGETCELAPVTIALLVIGGGVALLFIILMVLRRRKDTDGELTLARAPLLRKERPQGRYYGIPCDAEPVYAGW